In Desulfolucanica intricata, the following are encoded in one genomic region:
- a CDS encoding GMC family oxidoreductase, with protein MNHDYVTHNCDHYDGHRHSDLNHRKYGDEADICIVGAGAAGGVLAYELSKAGFKVVVIEAGPYWNPQTDFASDELTMNYLGWQETRLTAGNDPLDFGHNNSGRGVGGGTTHFTGVFLRFHESDFKVKTYDGVADDWPITYEDLEPYYNKIERDIAVSGPKYFPWGSFHGPYPYPEREPISANSQLFRRGCEKLGIPSVVTPLAILSAPFEGRPPCINRGFCNQGCLPNAKFSTLIHHIPKAIQLGAEILSDCMVTQVHVDKQGMVTGVTFVHDGREHFQKARLVILSNFVVETPRLLLHSACPQFPDGLANSSGLVGKCIMPHSGHDIFAKFHDEVRIYKGTPVLASTQEFYETDQSRGFVRGYTLHAHGSRPLGLARNLAAKAGIWGKDLYRIMRDYNFYAQVTMVGEVLPNPANCVTLSNEKDEYGMPRPLITFSYGENDNKLIAHGVQKANEILQAVGGEPAFIIPDTGHLMGGTRMGNDPATSVVDKYCRSHDIPNLYICSASVFVTSGGGNPTETVMAIAARTADHIIEQVKTRQY; from the coding sequence GTGAATCATGATTATGTAACCCACAACTGCGACCACTACGATGGACACCGGCACAGTGATTTGAATCACAGAAAGTATGGCGATGAAGCGGACATCTGTATTGTAGGGGCCGGCGCGGCCGGCGGTGTCCTGGCCTATGAGTTGAGCAAAGCCGGATTTAAAGTCGTAGTCATAGAAGCCGGTCCATACTGGAACCCGCAGACGGATTTTGCCAGCGACGAGCTCACCATGAACTATCTTGGCTGGCAGGAAACCCGGTTAACTGCGGGTAACGATCCACTGGATTTCGGCCACAATAATTCCGGCCGGGGAGTCGGAGGGGGAACAACTCACTTTACTGGCGTGTTTCTCCGCTTTCATGAAAGCGACTTTAAGGTGAAAACTTATGATGGAGTTGCGGACGACTGGCCAATTACTTACGAGGATCTGGAACCTTACTATAACAAAATTGAACGTGACATCGCTGTCTCCGGCCCCAAATACTTCCCATGGGGGAGCTTTCACGGGCCATACCCGTACCCGGAGCGAGAACCCATCAGCGCCAATTCCCAATTATTTCGCAGGGGCTGCGAAAAGCTGGGCATCCCGAGCGTCGTGACACCTTTGGCCATTTTGTCCGCCCCCTTTGAAGGTCGCCCACCCTGCATAAACAGGGGTTTTTGCAACCAGGGCTGCCTGCCCAATGCAAAATTCAGCACTTTAATTCACCATATACCCAAAGCAATACAGCTTGGGGCTGAGATCTTAAGCGACTGTATGGTAACGCAGGTTCATGTGGACAAACAGGGAATGGTAACCGGGGTAACCTTCGTTCACGATGGAAGGGAACATTTTCAAAAAGCACGGTTAGTGATCCTGTCCAACTTTGTCGTTGAGACTCCAAGGCTGCTGCTGCATTCCGCCTGCCCCCAGTTTCCGGACGGGCTGGCCAATAGCAGCGGGCTGGTGGGAAAGTGCATTATGCCCCACAGCGGTCACGACATCTTCGCCAAGTTTCACGATGAAGTCAGGATATATAAGGGAACCCCGGTTCTGGCGTCGACTCAGGAGTTCTATGAAACGGATCAAAGCAGGGGGTTTGTCAGGGGGTACACTCTGCATGCCCACGGGTCGAGGCCTTTAGGGTTGGCCAGAAACCTGGCAGCAAAAGCCGGTATCTGGGGAAAAGATTTATATCGTATTATGAGGGATTATAACTTTTACGCACAGGTTACCATGGTGGGAGAGGTGCTTCCAAACCCGGCCAACTGTGTCACCCTGAGTAATGAGAAGGACGAGTACGGAATGCCGAGACCGTTAATTACGTTCAGCTACGGTGAAAATGACAATAAGTTAATCGCCCACGGAGTGCAAAAAGCCAATGAAATTTTACAAGCCGTAGGGGGGGAGCCGGCATTTATCATTCCGGATACAGGTCATTTGATGGGGGGAACACGGATGGGCAATGACCCGGCCACGTCAGTGGTGGACAAGTATTGCCGAAGCCATGACATACCCAACCTTTACATATGCAGCGCCAGC
- a CDS encoding gluconate 2-dehydrogenase subunit 3 family protein, with translation MNEQRTRYPGYDVLKEQDEWDPHTREIVLKRLGPFPEPEFLSENEVEMIKAIAGHLVYDNREEIMAFVVHNLDQNLASDIGESERKPEQPEQKNLIRWGLRYIESLAQTEYKSKFLELDEEKQFQIIAALQTGKAPQLPEWSRVPQKELFKKLVTEVVGAYYSHPQVWSEIGYGGPAYPRGYVRVEHGLTDPWEAKRDVGES, from the coding sequence ATGAACGAGCAGCGTACACGTTATCCCGGCTACGATGTATTAAAAGAACAGGATGAATGGGATCCTCACACGAGGGAAATTGTTCTCAAAAGGTTAGGGCCCTTTCCCGAGCCGGAATTCCTTAGTGAAAACGAAGTAGAGATGATCAAAGCTATTGCCGGACACCTGGTTTATGATAACAGGGAAGAAATCATGGCTTTTGTGGTGCACAATCTGGATCAAAATCTTGCTTCAGATATCGGAGAAAGCGAGCGAAAGCCGGAACAACCTGAGCAAAAGAATTTAATTCGCTGGGGCTTACGGTATATTGAGAGCCTGGCACAAACAGAATATAAGTCAAAATTCTTGGAACTTGACGAAGAAAAACAATTTCAAATAATTGCAGCGTTGCAAACGGGAAAGGCTCCACAGTTACCGGAATGGAGCCGGGTTCCGCAAAAAGAGCTGTTTAAAAAATTGGTTACAGAGGTTGTTGGTGCGTACTATTCCCATCCGCAGGTGTGGTCTGAAATCGGCTACGGCGGCCCGGCGTATCCCCGGGGATATGTGCGTGTAGAACATGGACTTACCGACCCCTGGGAGGCGAAACGTGATGTTGGTGAATCATGA